CGGTTTCCGGTCAGCCCCTTATGGCCTACGCCGGACGGCGGTCCGGCGATGCCGGCTTACTTCACAATCACCAGTTCAACCCGGCGGTTCAGGCGGCGGGTTTCTTCGCGGTCGTTGGAGAACTTCGGTTTCGAGCCGCCAAAGCCGACTGTGGTAATGCGCTTTTCATCGACGCCTCGGCCCACGAGGTAGCGTTTCACTTCGGCCACCCGGTCTTCGGATAGCTGCTGGTTTTTATCGGCCGGGCCCACATTATCGGTGTGGCCTTCCAGGCGCACTTCCGTGGTTGGGCTGGCTTGCAGGGCAATGGCCAGGCGGTTGAGTTCGCTGTAGGACGAGCCCAGCAAACCGGCCTTGCCCTGCGCGAAAATGATGGATGGCAGGTCCACTTTTGCCCCCACGGCGGCGGGCAGTAGCAGCAGGTCGCGCCGCGGCGAGCCAGTGGCAATCAGCGTATCGCCCACGGTGAGGAAGCCGCCGCCCATGGCCGAGAGGTAGTACTTGCCCGGCAGCAGGGAGATTTGGTAGCCGCCGGTATTGTCGGCCTTGCTAGTGGCATTGAACTGCACCCCGGCGGCATTAGCCAGCAGGTTGGCCTTCACAATGGCGCCCGGCACCGGCTGCTTGGTGCGGGCATCCAGCACACGGCCGGTCAGGTAAGCGCGGGCCGGGGCTTCGGTCACGGCGGCCACCGGCGCGGCCGGCAGCGAATCGGCGGGTACTGCGCGGCCCGTCCGCCAGATGTCGCTGGTCCCGTTTACCGTGGTCGACGACGAGTAATAGGCGGTTTTGCCATCGGGCGTCAAGCTGAAGTAGGCGTTGAAGCCCGGGCCGTTGAGTACCGGCCCCAGGTTGCGAGGCTCGCTCCACTTGCTCCAGCTGTTGTCGAGCCGCTCGCTCACAAAAATATCAGCCGAGCCGTACCCCATGTGGCCATAAGAGGCAAAATACAGGGTTTTGCCGTCAGGCGCCAGCCAAGGGGCAAAGTCAAAGCCGGGCGAGTTGAGTACCGGGCCCAGGGACTGGGGCTCGGTGAAGCCGCCGTTGCCGTCGGGCCGGCTCAGGTACAGGTCGTTGCCGCCTTCGGAATCGCCGCGCTCCAGCGAGAGCAGCAGGGTTTTTTCGTCCTGGCTCACAAAGAAGCCAGTGCCCGGCACCGCCGAATAGTAGTTGGCCACCCGCAGCCCCTCGGGCCTCACGCCTTTGCTGGTGCCACTCGTGGCCGCCGCCTTGGGCACCTTGCTCAGGCTCTCGTCGCGAAAGCCGTTTGGGTCGTAGGTGCCGCGCACGTACAGCGTGCGCCCCTCGGGCCCCACCGCGGCCACTACTTCGTTGTTTTGGGGGGTGTTGATGGCGTCGAGGCGCGTGGACGGGCCCCAGGTCTGGCCGTGGTCGGCGCTCTGGCTCATCCAGGCATCGCCGGAGTCGGTATTGCCTTCGGTGTTGCCCGCAAACTTGGTGCGCGCCACGTACAGCGTGTTGCCGTCGGGGCTCAGCACGGGGTGCACTTCGTTGCCGGGCGAGTTTACGGGGCCGGCCAGGGGCTTGGGGGGGCCAAATGGCGAAGGGCCTTCCACCACGTTGAGCCGGAGCCGAAACAGGCGCCACTGCTGGCTGGCCCGGCCGTTGCCTTTCTGGGCCAGCACCGGCGTGCCGTTGAATTTATCCGAAGAGGCCAGGGCCGCGCACCGCCCTTCGCTCTTGTTTTCGAGCTGGTAGCTGCCCGCCGGGCCGGCCGGCACCAGACGCCACTGCTGCTCGGCGCTGCCCTGAAAGGGCCGCTGCACCAGGGCCATGTTTTCGCCGGCCTTGCTCACGGTGAGGCACTGGTTGCTGTGGCGGGCCTCGATGCGGTAGTAGTCGCTGCCGGCCCGCAGCGGCACAAAGCGCCACTGCTGGCTGAGCCCGTGCGTAAACTCCCACTGCACGGCGGGCGCGCCACTGGCGGTGCTGGCGCTGGCCACGTCGAGGCAGCGCCCACTCCCGCGGTCAATCAGCCCGTAGAAAGCCCGCTCATCGGGCACAAAGGTGGTTTGGGCGTGGGCAAAAACGGGCAACAGCAGGCCCAACAGCAACAATCGAAACATCAGCGGGGGCGGGCAGGAAACGAGCCCGCGTGGGTGAACAACGCAAAAGAACGGCGGGAAAGGTGAACTGTGCATTTCAAGCCGGGAAAGCATACCGGCAGGTGCCCACTCCGCAGCCACGTTTTCAGCCCCATTACAGCCCGTATTTGCTGCGGAATTTATTCGCCAGGTACGTTTGCTTGCTATCCAGCGAGATGCTGCGGCCATCGATAAAGGCGCGCAACACGGCATTGGTTCGCATGTCCAGCAGGTCGCCCTTGCTCAGCACCAGGGTGGCGCTTTTGCCGGTTTCCAGCGTGCCGTAGTCCTTGTCGATGCCCATCATTTGGGCCGGGCTCAGGGTCACGGCCGTCAGGGCCTGCTCCTTGCTCAGGCCAAACGCGGAGGCAGTACCGGCAATAAAGGCCAGGTTGCGGGAACCAGCCGTTTCCATGCTGCCCTGGTAATCGAGGCAAAACCGGACGCCCGCGGCCTGGAGCTGCGCAGGCAGCTTGTAGGGCTGGTCGTAGTCGTCGGCATCGCGGCGGGGCAGCGCATGAATCCGCGACACGACCACGCTCACATCGTTTTGCTTCAGGAAATCGAGCACCATCCAGGCATCGCGGGCCCCCACCACGGCCACCTTCTGCGCACCCATGCGGCGGGCAAACCGCACGGCTTCGATGATTTCCTTGCCGTAGTCGGCGTGCAGGTACAGCGTTTTGGAGCCATCAAAAAGGCCCGCCAGCGCGGCAAGGCGTAGGTTTTCGGGGCGGCCGGCCGGCGCTTGGCGGTAGGCATTGGCTTCGCCGAAGAGCTGCTCCAGGTCGCGCAGCTGGGCTTCGCGGGCTTTCTGGCGGCGGTCTAGGGCCGCGGCGTCTTCGGTGGGGTTGATGCGAAATACCATGGCGGGCCAGGTGAGATGCTGGCCGTCGTCGGCGCGCACCACGGCATCCTGCCAGTTCCAGGCGTCGAGCTGCACCACGCTGCTCTGGCCGGCCAGCAGCCCACCGCGCGGGGTAGGTTGGGCCAGCAGTACGCCGTTGGTGCGCACGGTGGGCAGAATGTCGGAGTCCGTATTGTAGGCAATCAGGGCCCGCACGTTGGGATTGAGCGTGCCTACTTCCTCCTCGTCCACCGTAGCCCGGATGGATTCGACTTCGGTCAGGCCCAGGGTCGTATTCGGCAGTATCAGCCCCGGATATAGCTGCTGGCCCGTGGCATCAATGGCCTCGAAGCCGGCTTTGTCCTGCGTGAAGCCCGCGGCGGGCCCGGCATAGGTCAAGCGGCCTTTGTCGAAGGCAACCGTGGCATTGGGCACCACGGTGCCGTTGCCCACGTGCAGCGTGGCGCCGGTAATGAGCACGGGCTTGGCTTGGGGCGGCGCCGGTGTGGGCACCTGGGCCAGGGCGGCGAGGGGCAGGCAGACAAATAATAAAGCGGATATGCGCATGGTTTCGAAGACTGAATTATTTGGCAAGCTCTTTTTCCTGGCCGATTGTGTCGCAGTGCCAGAGGCCCTGGGCTTTGCTGGGCGCCGACTGCGTGGGCGCGCCGCTCTTTTTGGCCAGCAGCATGGCTTGCACGATGCGCTGCCGCTCCTTCTGCATGTCGGCACGCAGGGCAGCGTCGGTGCTGAGGCTGAACATTTCGCGGCCGTCCACGAAGGTGTATTCGGGGCGGGCGTAGATGCTGAGGGGGTTATCGGTCCAGAGCACCACGTCGGCGTCCTTGCCTTCCTTGATGGAGCCCATGTGGGCGTCGAGGTGCAGCATTTTGGCCGGATTGATGGTGACCAGGCGCAGGGCCTCTTCTTCGGTCAGGCCGCCGTACTTCACGGTTTTGGCGGCTTCCTGGTTGAGGCGGCGGCTCATTTCGGCGTCGTCGGAGTTGATGGCCACGTTCAGGCCGGCCCGCGTCATAATGGCCGCGTTGTACGGAATGGCGTCCCTTACCTCGTTTTTATACGCCCACCAGTCCGAGAACGTGCTGGCATTGGCGCCGTGGGCTTTCATCTTATCGGCCACTTTGTAGCCCTCCAGAATGTGAGTGAAGGTATTCACCTTGAAGCCCATGCGGTCGGCCACGTTCAGCAGCATGTTGATTTCGCTTTGCACGTAGCTGTGGCAGGTAATGAAGCGCTGGCGGTTGAGAATTTCGACCAAGGCTTCCAGCTCCAAATCGCGGCGCGGAGCCTCGGTGGTTTTCTGCTTGCTTTTGCTGAGCTTTTTGTAGCCCGCCAGGTCTTTCTCGTATTCCTTGGCGCGGGTAAAGGCATCCACAAATACCTGCTCGGTGCCCATGCGCGTCTGCGGGAAGCGCAGCACGCTAAGCTCGTTGCGGTTGCTTTGCTTTACGTTTTCGCCCAGGGCAAACTTGATAAAGCCCGGCGCGCCGGCAATTCGCATGTCATCGGGCGTGGCGCCCCAGCGAAACTTTACCAGCGCCGACTGCCCGCCTATGGGGTTGGCCGAGCCGTGCAGCAGCTGCGCCGCCACCACGCCGCCCGCCAGGTCGCGGTAGATGCCCACGTCCTCGTTGTCCACCACGTCGCCCACGCGCACCTCGCTAGTCACGGCCTGGGTGCCTTCGTTCACGCCGCCGGCAATGGCGATGTGCGAGTGCTCGTCGATGATGCCCGGCGAGAGATGCTTGCCCGCGCCGTCGATGCTGCGGGCGCCCTTGGGCAGGGCCAGGTTCTTGCCAATTTTGGTGATTTTGCCGTTTTCCAGCAGCACGTCGGTGTTTTCGAGCTTACCCGCGGCCTCGCTGGTCCACACCGTGGTGTTTTTGATGAGCGTGGCCTGCTGGCTGGGGATGGCCGACCGGCCGTAGGCGGCAAACGGGAACGTAATGTTGCCGAGCACCGGCAGCGGGGTCACCTTGGCCGAGTCGCGCTTGGCCGCGCGGCTGGCTTCTTCCTGGCGCGCGGCGCGCCACTTCACCGGCGTGCCATCGGCCAGCAGGCCATCGCCCTGAAACACGCGGCCCTCCTGGGTGTAGAAGCCACTCAGGCGCACGGAGCCGGGCGTAGGGCTTGGGACTTGGTTCGGGGCATTGGCACTTTTATCCGGCCCTCTTTTCCCTTTCACTTTGTCGCTGGGATTGTACACAATGGTGGCCAAGTCGCTGGTCACGTTCACATTGCCGCGAACGGTATCGCCGGCAGTGGACACAATTCTCAGCTCTGGGGCCTCGGGTTTGCCCTGAATAAGCAGGCGGGCCTCGGGTTGCTCGCCAACCTTAAAGGTGTACACGCCGCGAAAGTCGGCCGGCACGGTGCTGACCTGGTACCGTTCGCCCTGCACCCAGTTGTCGAGCACCACGTTGTCGTCGGCCAGGAAGCGGGCCGAGCACACGATGAAGTTGGCTTCCATGCCGGGCTTCAGGGCCCCGATGCGGTCCTGGGCGTGCAGCAGGTGGGCAGGCGTTTCGGTAAGGGCGCGCAAGGCATCGGTTTCGCTCAGGCCGTACTTGGCGGCTTTGCGCAGGTTGGGCAGGAACTTCTTTTTGTCCTTGAGGTCGGCTGCGGTGAGGGCAAACGGCACGCCGGCCTGGCTGAGGCGGGCCGCGTTGGCGGGGGCCAACTCCCAGTGCTTCAGGTCTTCGAGGGGAATGCGCAAGGCATCATACACGTCGTCCACGTTGTAAGCCTCGGGGTAGTTGAGGGGCAGCACGAAGGTGGCGCCGGTGGCTTTCAGGTCGTTGAGCCGTTGGTATTCGTCACCGTTCCCCTTGATAATGTATTGTTGGCCGGCCTCATCGCCCACCCGGTCGGCCCGCAGCGCCGAGAGTTTGTCCGTGACCTGAAAAATGGCCGGCAGGGCCTTCTGCTTAGTGAGGGCCTGCAGCGACAGGTTTTGCTCGCGGCGCGGGTTGCGCTGGTTCCACTGCGCGTCGAGGTAGGTTTGGCGGAGCAGGGCAATGCTGCCCATCAGCGAGCCGGGGTAGTCCTGGGTGCTGGTGCCTTTGTCGAACGATAGGCCCGAGGCGGCTTTTTCCAGCAGCATCACCTCGTGCTCGCGGCGGTTGGTATTGAGGCTGACCAAGGCCGCCGTGCCGCGCATGATGCCATCGGCCTGCTGCGTGAGCACGGCGCCGAAGCCCAGGGCCCGGTACGCGGCGGCCTGCTCTTCGTTGATTTTGAACTGCTCGGCCGCGTTTACTTCGGGGTGCACGGCTTGGTTCCAGTTATACGCGCCGGTTTTTTGGCTGTCGAACTGCGGGGCAGCCCGGCGTCCCTGGCGCTCCGACGCTTTGGTTTCGGGCACGCCGTAGCTGGTGTACACGTCCACAAAACCGGGGTAGATGAACTTGCCGCGCACGTCCTGCACCACGGCACCGGCCGGGATTTTCACGGAAGCCGCCGGGCCAGTCGCCACTACTTTCCCGTCCCGAATCAGTAGCGTGCCGTCACTGATTTTGGTTTGGTAATCGGTGAACAGCGTGGCGTGGGTGAAAGCAAACACCCCGGGGCGCTGGTCGTACACGCCGTTGCGTGGGAACGTGCCGGGCTGCGCCACGGCCGCCGAGCCCGCCAGCGCGAGCAGTGCCGTGAGCGGCACATCCTGATTAAAAATTTTCATTCAAAAAGTATGGTGCTAAACCCGAGTAATTTGCCCGAAGCAACGGCGTTGCTTCCCGCTTTCTCGTCAAATGTAGCGCCCGCGCCCACCGTCTGGCAACGGTCCAGCTCAATTGCCAGTAAGAATTAATTACGTCCCCTGATTTTTCACCCTTCTTCTCCCGTTTCCCATGCGCAAAGGCACCAAAGTCACCTGGAAATACGGCACCGGCACCGCAACTGGCAAAATTGAATCGGTGCACAAAGAGCCCGTTTCGCGCACCATAAAGGGCTCCGAGATTCACCGCAACGGCTCCGCCGCCGACCCCGCCCTGGTCATCGTGCAGGAAAACGGCGACCGGGTGCTCAAGCTCAAAAGCGAAGTAAAAGCGGCGAGCTGAGTGGCACGACATCGATATCGGTTATCGGTCGTGTAGCCTATCATGGTAAGCGATGCTGAAGAATCTCGACCGCGCCATTTGTCATGCTGACGAAGGAAGCATCTTATAACGGCTCAACGATTCGTTCTAACCTGATAAGATGCTTCGCTGCGCTCTGCATGACAGACGGCGCGAGAAAGCGGTAGAGGGGCTTCCTTTTGCGTTCTTCCAGTAATTACACCCAAAGTAAAAAGCCCCGCCGGTTTGAACCGGCGGGGCTTTTTAATGACTTAGCTATCTAAGGCAGATTACAGATTTTTGTCGCTGGGCTCAATAAAGGCCGCCTCTTCCATCTCCGTCGGCACTACCACGATGCCTTTCTGGAGCAGCGATTTTCTACGGCCGTAGAGGAAGTAGACCACAAAGCCAAGCAGCATCCAGCCCAACGCCACTTTCAGGGTGAAGGCATCGAGGGCCACAATCAGCAGCAGGCAGATGAGCGCGCCCATGATAGGCACCAGCGGGAAGCTGGGCGAAGAGAGCGGCGAGCGGAACGGCCGGGGCTGGTCGGGGTCGGAGCGGCGCATAATCCACACGCCCAGGCTCACCAGCACGAAGGCCAGCAGGGTACCGAACGAGGTGAGGTCGCCGGCCAACGAGCCGGGCACGAAGGCCGCAAACAGGCCCACAAACACCATCAGCATAAGGTTGGATTTGTAGGGCGTGTTGAAGCGAGGGTGCAGTTCCGAGAAGGCTTTGGGCATGAGACCGTCCTTGGCCATCGAGAAGAACACGCGGCTCTGGCCCATGAGCATCACGAGCATTACCGACGAGAAGCCAAGCAGAATGGCCACCGTGACGGCCGTGGCCAGCCAGCCGTAGCCGGGCATGTGCGCCTTGATGGCGTAGGTTACCGAGGCTTCGCCGCCCAGAGCCGGGTCAGCAAATTCGCGCCAGTTGGCCACGCCGGTCAGCACGTGGCCGAACAGGATGTAGAGAACGGTGCAAATGGCCAGCGAGCCCAGGATGCCGATGGGCATGTCGCGCTTGGGGTTTTTGGCTTCCTGCGCGGCGGTGCTCACGGCATCAAACCCAATGAAGGCAAAAAACACGATGGCAGCACCACCCAGGATGCCCCCGAAGCCGTGCTTGTTCCACTCGGTGTAGCTGCGCACCACGTCGCCAGCGGCGTTTTTCACCGGCTCGGCGTTCTCAGGAATCAGGTAAGGCGTGTGGTTGGCGGGGTTGATAAACTGCCAGCCCACTGCGATAAACACCAGTACGATAAGCACTTTCAGCACCACCACTACAGCGTTGAACATGGCCGACTCCTGCGTGCCTTTTACCAGCAACAGGCTCAGCGCCACAATCACCAGCAGGGCTGGCAGGTTGATGAGGCCGTGCTCGGTTACGCCGTTCACCACGGCGCTTTCGAAGGGCGAGTGGCTCAGGTTGTACGGTATACTCATCCCAAACACCTGCAGGAGCTTGTTGAGGTATTCGCTCCAGGCAATGCTCACGGTAGCCGCGCCCAGCGCGTATTCCATGATGAGGGCCCAGCCGATTACCCAGGCCACAAACTCGCCCATGGTGGTGTAGGCGTAGGTGTAGGCCGAGCCGGCAATGGGAATCATGGCCGCGAACTCGGCGTAGCACAGGCCCGCAAACACGCAGCCAATGGCGGCCACGATGAACGCCAGCGTGACGCCCGGGCCCGAAGCCTGGGCCGCCGCCGCCGCCGTGCGCACAAACAGGCCCGCCCCGATGATGGCGCCCACGCCCAGCGCCACGAGGTTGCCCGCGCCCAGCGTCCGCTTCAGGGTCCCGTGCCCGGTGGAATTGGCCTCGCCCAGAAGCACGGCCAGGGGTTTTTTGGCGAAAATACTTGCCATGTTTTAAGTATGAAGAAGGAAGAAGTGTGAAATAAAAAGCCTTTTAAACAGAACCGTCGGGCCCATTCGCAATGAAAATATTGAAAAGTGACACCGACAGGCCCGAAATATAGGCAGCAAATTCGCTCCATCCCGGTTTTCGCCCTTTAGAGGCAATGGCAAACAGGAAACCACTGCTCAGAATGAGCGGCTTAAACCCGACACAGATTGGGCTATCATAGCCAGTGTAGGGACAGCCCGCTAGCCTTGGGATATTCGAGCAGCGTCCGTGCTTTCGCCGCCTGGGCATTTCCTCGCATCAGGTTTAGCTCAGAAAGATTTAGCCCAGAAAGTAGTCGGAACACGCCCCGGCCGGGGTGGAAGGCCGGAATTTGAGCCACTAAATGGAAGCCGCCAACCTGCACCCCGCCTCCCGCTACGAAGGATTAATCCAGCGGCTTTGTCCGGAAAAAGCACCTGCTTATCGATTGCATCAGGTGCGCATCCTGGCTCAACTATTCCTGGCATACCGCTTGCAAATCTTCTGGCAAGGCACATGCATCTTATTAAGCACAGCCGCCCCTCCTCCCGCAATAGACCCTTCTCAATCCTCCAATTACCTCATGAAAAAGAACCTGATTCTGCTGGCTGCCCTGGCCCTGACCACCGCCGGCACCAGCTTTGCCCAGACCACCGCCCCCGCCGCTACTACCCTGAAAGCGCACAAAGGAAAAGGCCACGCCACCCCCGCCCAAAAAGCCGACCACCGGGCCGCCAAACTAGCCAAGGAACTTGGACTGACGGCCGACCAGGAAGCCAAAGTTGAGCAGTTGATGCTGGCCCGCCAGCAGGAAACCGCGGCCCTCAAAACCAAGTACGGCGCCGACAAAAAAGCCGGACGCGCCGAGATGAAGGCCGCCCACGAGCGCTACCAGGCCCAGCTCAAAGCCATCCTGACGGCCGACCAGTACGCCAAGTTCGACAAGCTGAAGGAAGAGCACCACGGCCACGGCAAGCTGCAGGGCGGCGGCAAAATGAAAATGAAAGCCAAAGCGTAACCGCGGGCCTCGGCCCCGGTTCCAAAAAGCCTCCGCCTGATAGGTGGGGGCTTTTTCGTATTTTGGCTTAAGCTGAACCGATTTCCGCATTCGGCTACTTGCTTATATTTGGCCTAGCCACCTGGCTCCAAATGCAGCCTTAATACCCCAAACGCAATGCCTCCCCTCCCCAGTAGCACGGCTTCGGCCGTGCAAATTCAGCAGTTTTACGACAAGGGCCTGGCCCACGCCAGCTACGCCGTACGGTGCGGCCGCCAGGTTGCCGTCATCGACCCGGGCCGCGACCCCCAACCCTACTACGATTTTGCCGACGAGCACGAGGCCGACATCATCGCCGTAATTGAGACGCACCCGCACGCCGATTTTGTGTCGTCGCACCTGGAAATTGCGGAAGAAACCGAGGCCACCATCTACTGCAGCAAGTTGCTGGGCGCCAAGTACCCCCACAAAGCCTTCGACGATGGCGACCGGATTAAGCTGGGCAACGTGGAGCTGCACGCCATCAACACCCCCGGCCACTCGCCCGACAGCATCAGCATCCTGCTGCTGGACGAGCTGGCCCAAAGCCGCGCCGTCTTTACCGGCGACACCCTCTTCGTGGGCGACGTGGGCCGGCCCGATTTGCGCGAGGAGGAAGCCGTGGGCGGGCACAAGCGCGAGGAGCTCGCGGCCCAGCTCTACCGCAGCACCCGCAACAAGCTCATGACCCTGCCCGGCACCACCCGCGTGTACCCCGCGCACGGCCCCGGCTCGCTCTGCGGCAAGACCACCAGCCCCGACCTCGACAGCACCATCGCCAAAGAGCTCAAGACCAACTACGC
This region of Hymenobacter sedentarius genomic DNA includes:
- a CDS encoding RICIN domain-containing protein; the encoded protein is MFRLLLLGLLLPVFAHAQTTFVPDERAFYGLIDRGSGRCLDVASASTASGAPAVQWEFTHGLSQQWRFVPLRAGSDYYRIEARHSNQCLTVSKAGENMALVQRPFQGSAEQQWRLVPAGPAGSYQLENKSEGRCAALASSDKFNGTPVLAQKGNGRASQQWRLFRLRLNVVEGPSPFGPPKPLAGPVNSPGNEVHPVLSPDGNTLYVARTKFAGNTEGNTDSGDAWMSQSADHGQTWGPSTRLDAINTPQNNEVVAAVGPEGRTLYVRGTYDPNGFRDESLSKVPKAAATSGTSKGVRPEGLRVANYYSAVPGTGFFVSQDEKTLLLSLERGDSEGGNDLYLSRPDGNGGFTEPQSLGPVLNSPGFDFAPWLAPDGKTLYFASYGHMGYGSADIFVSERLDNSWSKWSEPRNLGPVLNGPGFNAYFSLTPDGKTAYYSSSTTVNGTSDIWRTGRAVPADSLPAAPVAAVTEAPARAYLTGRVLDARTKQPVPGAIVKANLLANAAGVQFNATSKADNTGGYQISLLPGKYYLSAMGGGFLTVGDTLIATGSPRRDLLLLPAAVGAKVDLPSIIFAQGKAGLLGSSYSELNRLAIALQASPTTEVRLEGHTDNVGPADKNQQLSEDRVAEVKRYLVGRGVDEKRITTVGFGGSKPKFSNDREETRRLNRRVELVIVK
- a CDS encoding amidohydrolase family protein: MRISALLFVCLPLAALAQVPTPAPPQAKPVLITGATLHVGNGTVVPNATVAFDKGRLTYAGPAAGFTQDKAGFEAIDATGQQLYPGLILPNTTLGLTEVESIRATVDEEEVGTLNPNVRALIAYNTDSDILPTVRTNGVLLAQPTPRGGLLAGQSSVVQLDAWNWQDAVVRADDGQHLTWPAMVFRINPTEDAAALDRRQKAREAQLRDLEQLFGEANAYRQAPAGRPENLRLAALAGLFDGSKTLYLHADYGKEIIEAVRFARRMGAQKVAVVGARDAWMVLDFLKQNDVSVVVSRIHALPRRDADDYDQPYKLPAQLQAAGVRFCLDYQGSMETAGSRNLAFIAGTASAFGLSKEQALTAVTLSPAQMMGIDKDYGTLETGKSATLVLSKGDLLDMRTNAVLRAFIDGRSISLDSKQTYLANKFRSKYGL
- a CDS encoding amidohydrolase family protein, giving the protein MKIFNQDVPLTALLALAGSAAVAQPGTFPRNGVYDQRPGVFAFTHATLFTDYQTKISDGTLLIRDGKVVATGPAASVKIPAGAVVQDVRGKFIYPGFVDVYTSYGVPETKASERQGRRAAPQFDSQKTGAYNWNQAVHPEVNAAEQFKINEEQAAAYRALGFGAVLTQQADGIMRGTAALVSLNTNRREHEVMLLEKAASGLSFDKGTSTQDYPGSLMGSIALLRQTYLDAQWNQRNPRREQNLSLQALTKQKALPAIFQVTDKLSALRADRVGDEAGQQYIIKGNGDEYQRLNDLKATGATFVLPLNYPEAYNVDDVYDALRIPLEDLKHWELAPANAARLSQAGVPFALTAADLKDKKKFLPNLRKAAKYGLSETDALRALTETPAHLLHAQDRIGALKPGMEANFIVCSARFLADDNVVLDNWVQGERYQVSTVPADFRGVYTFKVGEQPEARLLIQGKPEAPELRIVSTAGDTVRGNVNVTSDLATIVYNPSDKVKGKRGPDKSANAPNQVPSPTPGSVRLSGFYTQEGRVFQGDGLLADGTPVKWRAARQEEASRAAKRDSAKVTPLPVLGNITFPFAAYGRSAIPSQQATLIKNTTVWTSEAAGKLENTDVLLENGKITKIGKNLALPKGARSIDGAGKHLSPGIIDEHSHIAIAGGVNEGTQAVTSEVRVGDVVDNEDVGIYRDLAGGVVAAQLLHGSANPIGGQSALVKFRWGATPDDMRIAGAPGFIKFALGENVKQSNRNELSVLRFPQTRMGTEQVFVDAFTRAKEYEKDLAGYKKLSKSKQKTTEAPRRDLELEALVEILNRQRFITCHSYVQSEINMLLNVADRMGFKVNTFTHILEGYKVADKMKAHGANASTFSDWWAYKNEVRDAIPYNAAIMTRAGLNVAINSDDAEMSRRLNQEAAKTVKYGGLTEEEALRLVTINPAKMLHLDAHMGSIKEGKDADVVLWTDNPLSIYARPEYTFVDGREMFSLSTDAALRADMQKERQRIVQAMLLAKKSGAPTQSAPSKAQGLWHCDTIGQEKELAK
- a CDS encoding DUF2945 domain-containing protein, whose amino-acid sequence is MRKGTKVTWKYGTGTATGKIESVHKEPVSRTIKGSEIHRNGSAADPALVIVQENGDRVLKLKSEVKAAS
- a CDS encoding amino acid permease, which gives rise to MASIFAKKPLAVLLGEANSTGHGTLKRTLGAGNLVALGVGAIIGAGLFVRTAAAAAQASGPGVTLAFIVAAIGCVFAGLCYAEFAAMIPIAGSAYTYAYTTMGEFVAWVIGWALIMEYALGAATVSIAWSEYLNKLLQVFGMSIPYNLSHSPFESAVVNGVTEHGLINLPALLVIVALSLLLVKGTQESAMFNAVVVVLKVLIVLVFIAVGWQFINPANHTPYLIPENAEPVKNAAGDVVRSYTEWNKHGFGGILGGAAIVFFAFIGFDAVSTAAQEAKNPKRDMPIGILGSLAICTVLYILFGHVLTGVANWREFADPALGGEASVTYAIKAHMPGYGWLATAVTVAILLGFSSVMLVMLMGQSRVFFSMAKDGLMPKAFSELHPRFNTPYKSNLMLMVFVGLFAAFVPGSLAGDLTSFGTLLAFVLVSLGVWIMRRSDPDQPRPFRSPLSSPSFPLVPIMGALICLLLIVALDAFTLKVALGWMLLGFVVYFLYGRRKSLLQKGIVVVPTEMEEAAFIEPSDKNL